The following proteins come from a genomic window of Micromonospora echinofusca:
- a CDS encoding class I SAM-dependent methyltransferase, producing the protein MAGTARHRPLGVVTRGTTNPNRLRRVDNWIVETCGEALRGAADPLVVDLGYGASPVTAVELRTRLATAVRPDVRVVGLEIDPVRVAAAQPSADPPGLTFARGGFELAGLRPALVRAFNVLRQYDEHEVADAWRTMTAGLTPGGLLVEGTCDELGRLGGWLLIDADGPRTLTLAAKLATLDTPAELAERLPKALIHRNVPGERIHDLIRALDDAWQAAAGYAPYGPRQRWLRAVSAIREAGWPILDGPRRWRHGELTLPWPAVAPAGGGSVRWCS; encoded by the coding sequence ATGGCGGGCACGGCGCGGCACCGGCCGCTGGGCGTGGTCACCCGGGGCACCACGAACCCCAACCGGCTGCGCCGGGTGGACAACTGGATCGTCGAGACCTGCGGCGAGGCGCTGCGCGGGGCGGCCGACCCGCTGGTGGTGGACCTCGGCTACGGCGCCAGCCCGGTGACCGCCGTCGAACTGCGTACCCGGCTCGCCACCGCCGTCCGCCCCGACGTACGGGTCGTCGGGCTGGAGATCGATCCGGTACGCGTCGCCGCCGCCCAGCCGTCCGCCGACCCGCCCGGGCTCACCTTCGCCCGGGGCGGGTTCGAGCTGGCCGGGCTGCGCCCCGCCCTGGTCCGCGCGTTCAACGTGCTGCGCCAGTACGACGAGCACGAGGTCGCCGACGCCTGGCGCACCATGACCGCGGGGCTGACCCCGGGCGGGCTGCTGGTCGAGGGCACCTGCGACGAGTTGGGGCGGCTCGGCGGCTGGCTGCTGATCGACGCCGACGGCCCCCGTACGCTCACCCTGGCCGCGAAGCTCGCCACCCTGGACACCCCGGCGGAGCTGGCGGAACGGCTGCCCAAGGCGCTGATCCACCGCAACGTCCCCGGCGAGCGGATCCACGACCTGATCCGCGCCCTCGACGACGCCTGGCAGGCCGCCGCCGGCTACGCCCCGTACGGCCCCCGCCAACGCTGGCTGCGCGCGGTGTCCGCGATCCGCGAGGCGGGCTGGCCGATCCTCGACGGCCCCCGCCGCTGGCGCCACGGCGAACTGACCCTCCCCTGGCCGGCGGTCGCCCCCGCTGGCGGCGGGTCGGTCAGATGGTGCAGTTGA
- a CDS encoding SDR family NAD(P)-dependent oxidoreductase, with amino-acid sequence MTSVAVVTGASSGIGAATARRLAAEGFHVLAAARRTDRLAALVAEIEGAGGAATAVACDVTSDESVAGLADAAAALGPVTLLVNNAGGARGLDPVESGSVGDWQWMYDVNVLGTLRVTQALLPALEASGAGTIVVVSSTAGFTVYEGGGGYAAAKHAQTAIAGTLRLELCGRPVRVIEIDPGMVRTDEFGLVRFAGDTERAAAVYAGVAEPLVAEDVADCVAWCATRPQHVNVDRLVVRPLAQAAQHKVHRVG; translated from the coding sequence ATGACCTCTGTCGCCGTCGTCACCGGAGCGTCCAGCGGGATCGGGGCGGCCACCGCCCGCCGCCTCGCCGCCGAGGGATTCCACGTGCTCGCCGCCGCGCGGCGTACCGACCGGTTGGCCGCCCTGGTGGCCGAGATCGAGGGCGCCGGCGGCGCGGCCACCGCCGTTGCCTGCGACGTCACCTCCGACGAGTCGGTGGCCGGCCTGGCCGACGCGGCGGCGGCCCTGGGCCCGGTGACGCTGCTGGTCAACAACGCCGGCGGCGCGCGCGGCCTGGATCCGGTCGAGTCCGGGTCCGTGGGCGACTGGCAGTGGATGTACGACGTCAACGTGCTCGGCACACTGCGCGTCACCCAGGCGCTGCTGCCCGCGCTGGAGGCGTCCGGGGCCGGCACCATCGTGGTCGTCTCCTCGACCGCCGGCTTCACCGTGTACGAGGGCGGGGGCGGCTACGCCGCCGCGAAGCACGCGCAGACGGCGATCGCCGGCACGCTGCGGCTGGAACTCTGCGGCCGACCGGTGCGCGTCATCGAGATCGACCCCGGCATGGTCCGCACCGACGAGTTCGGTCTGGTCCGCTTCGCCGGGGACACCGAGCGGGCGGCGGCGGTCTACGCCGGGGTCGCCGAACCGCTGGTCGCCGAGGACGTCGCCGACTGCGTCGCCTGGTGCGCGACCCGCCCGCAGCACGTCAACGTGGACCGACTCGTCGTACGCCCGCTGGCCCAGGCCGCCCAGCACAAGGTGCACCGGGTCGGCTGA